The Desulfovibrio sp. JC022 genome window below encodes:
- a CDS encoding PhoH family protein, with translation MGQKNFVLDTNVLIENPKCITVLRNGVENQVHLPYTVITELDKLKRDPRIGHIVSQAVRTILGDDKISILSPEFAENLGDLSPDDRILKETLNAAIESPILVTNDRILQIKAGIYNLTCEEYKDSDPFRSDSQMYTGFVDEGQTPYVNSFRWENGSPVFYGNKENKTISYTHEVWGVKPRNIYQNLALELMLNNEINLVSVQSEAGYGKTFLALASALYLALEKKDNPFEKVYLVKPIWEIGAKMGFLPGSVEEKMQPYVRYVRDLTVKLHEQRPANRIFMDTDSEKFRFNQKKFEILPIAYIRGMNLENCVVIIDEMQNMARSEVRSLLTRMGEGVKCICIGDTRQVDNPYLNESNNGLNWVVKKLRNNKEYAHMVLKGERSRGPITDMVLKTGL, from the coding sequence ATGGGACAGAAGAACTTCGTTTTGGACACCAACGTTCTCATTGAAAATCCCAAATGTATCACCGTCCTGCGTAACGGAGTGGAAAACCAAGTCCACCTTCCCTACACTGTCATTACCGAACTGGACAAGCTCAAGCGAGACCCGCGCATCGGGCATATTGTCTCTCAGGCAGTACGTACGATCCTCGGGGATGACAAAATCAGCATCCTTTCCCCAGAATTTGCGGAAAACCTTGGCGATCTCAGCCCGGATGACCGCATCCTCAAGGAAACCCTTAACGCCGCCATTGAGTCACCAATTCTGGTCACCAATGACCGCATCCTGCAAATCAAAGCCGGGATCTATAATCTGACTTGCGAAGAGTACAAAGATTCCGATCCGTTCCGGTCCGACTCTCAAATGTACACCGGATTTGTGGACGAAGGGCAAACTCCCTACGTGAACAGCTTCCGCTGGGAAAACGGCAGTCCGGTTTTCTACGGCAACAAGGAAAACAAGACCATTTCCTACACCCACGAAGTCTGGGGCGTGAAGCCGCGTAACATCTACCAGAACCTCGCCCTTGAGCTTATGCTTAATAACGAGATCAATCTTGTCTCTGTCCAGTCCGAAGCCGGATACGGGAAAACCTTTCTGGCTCTGGCCTCCGCCCTCTATCTGGCACTGGAAAAAAAAGATAATCCATTTGAGAAGGTCTATCTGGTCAAGCCAATCTGGGAGATTGGTGCCAAAATGGGCTTCCTGCCCGGATCAGTAGAGGAAAAAATGCAGCCTTATGTACGCTATGTACGCGACCTGACCGTGAAGCTGCACGAACAGCGTCCTGCCAACCGTATTTTCATGGACACTGATTCCGAAAAGTTCCGCTTCAACCAGAAGAAATTCGAGATCCTGCCCATCGCCTATATTCGTGGGATGAACCTTGAAAACTGTGTGGTCATCATCGATGAGATGCAGAACATGGCCCGCTCCGAGGTGCGCTCACTTTTGACCCGCATGGGCGAAGGAGTGAAATGCATCTGCATCGGCGATACCCGGCAGGTGGATAATCCTTATCTCAACGAAAGCAACAACGGCCTCAACTGGGTGGTCAAGAAGCTGCGCAACAACAAGGAATACGCGCATATGGTTCTTAAAGGGGAACGCTCGCGCGGTCCTATTACTGATATGGTATTGAAGACAGGATTGTGA
- a CDS encoding NTP transferase domain-containing protein, producing MSGNKDISNISAAILAGGEGRRMGRKDKSCLEISGEKLVSRIIRSIEGLFAETFVITRSPENHPDLDVRLVGDLFESRSSLTGIHSALYHALTDHVFISACDSPFLNRELIHELISRVEPEDDVVIPMHPDGFYEPLCAVYSKRCLPFIEENLKKNIFQIIRFFPQVRVKTVDTDQLAKKDQGLTTFININTPDELSRICKDLNDHDNGESSAEASFPSSIPRSAALKLIRKTLPLPKSTHIAVTDCSGLIAAQTIDSGISLPEHDRSAMDGFAVPSAGTKAASPENPVMMHFSGEVRPSCPAPKENSSGQSVRVLTGGIVPEGTNAVIPFENVQVGECSISISSPVSKGDFVRRTGSDILKGETIVKSGSVISPCGAALLAYAGIRSIPVYQLPKVAVLAVGNELCDPAQKTECGLIPADNLILMKSLCSRYGIRDIHIAPCANLPESISEAVQANSDCGLIVTTGGTGPGNRDFVFNSIRQAGGRPIFKGLAMHPAKSVFAFIMGSSIVIGLPGPPNAVNLAFHTIINPILSMLQGKSEISTTIPAILTEKLKGGRDREKLRPCRISEDDGKIFADPLLEKSLSPRKVMSLSNGIIILPADCGELAPQSIVQLIRF from the coding sequence ATGAGCGGAAATAAGGACATATCGAATATCAGCGCAGCCATCCTGGCAGGTGGCGAAGGACGCCGCATGGGCAGAAAAGACAAATCCTGCCTTGAAATTTCCGGCGAAAAACTGGTCAGCAGAATAATCCGCTCCATTGAGGGTCTTTTTGCGGAAACCTTTGTCATCACCCGCAGCCCGGAAAACCACCCGGACCTTGATGTGCGGCTGGTGGGCGACCTTTTTGAATCGCGCAGTTCTTTGACCGGAATCCACTCCGCCCTCTACCATGCCCTCACCGATCACGTGTTCATCAGTGCCTGCGATTCCCCGTTCCTGAACCGCGAACTTATCCACGAACTTATCAGCCGGGTCGAACCGGAAGACGATGTGGTAATCCCCATGCACCCGGACGGATTTTACGAACCGCTCTGCGCTGTTTATTCCAAACGCTGCCTGCCCTTTATTGAAGAGAACCTGAAAAAGAACATCTTCCAGATCATCCGCTTTTTCCCGCAGGTAAGGGTAAAAACCGTGGACACGGACCAGCTGGCGAAAAAGGATCAGGGCCTGACGACTTTTATCAATATTAATACGCCTGATGAACTTAGCAGGATATGTAAAGATTTGAACGATCATGATAACGGCGAAAGCTCCGCAGAGGCCTCTTTTCCCAGTTCCATACCACGCAGTGCAGCACTGAAACTCATCCGCAAAACCCTTCCTCTACCGAAAAGTACACATATTGCGGTAACGGACTGCTCCGGTTTGATTGCAGCACAGACTATTGATTCGGGCATATCCCTACCCGAACACGACCGCTCAGCCATGGACGGATTTGCCGTGCCCAGTGCAGGAACAAAGGCTGCCAGCCCTGAGAATCCGGTTATGATGCATTTTTCCGGGGAAGTACGCCCTTCCTGTCCGGCACCAAAAGAAAACAGCTCCGGGCAGTCTGTGCGCGTGCTCACCGGAGGCATTGTCCCTGAAGGCACTAACGCGGTCATTCCCTTTGAAAACGTTCAGGTGGGTGAATGCTCCATCAGCATCAGCTCCCCGGTCAGTAAGGGAGATTTTGTCCGCCGGACCGGTTCAGATATTTTAAAAGGCGAGACCATCGTCAAGTCAGGCAGTGTTATTTCGCCCTGCGGTGCCGCCCTGCTTGCGTATGCAGGTATCCGTTCCATTCCTGTCTACCAGCTGCCTAAAGTGGCAGTACTGGCCGTTGGCAATGAATTGTGCGACCCGGCGCAAAAGACAGAATGCGGTTTGATCCCGGCGGACAACCTTATTCTCATGAAATCCCTGTGCAGCCGTTACGGAATCCGAGACATCCACATTGCCCCCTGCGCCAATTTACCGGAATCTATTTCTGAAGCAGTGCAGGCCAATAGTGATTGCGGGCTGATTGTTACCACCGGGGGTACGGGGCCCGGCAACCGCGACTTTGTTTTCAATTCCATCCGGCAAGCCGGAGGAAGGCCTATTTTCAAAGGTCTGGCCATGCATCCCGCAAAATCCGTTTTTGCTTTTATCATGGGCAGTTCCATAGTCATCGGACTCCCCGGACCGCCCAATGCAGTTAATCTGGCCTTCCACACCATCATCAATCCGATTCTATCCATGCTTCAAGGCAAGTCGGAAATTTCCACCACCATCCCGGCAATTCTTACCGAAAAGCTGAAAGGCGGGCGGGACCGGGAAAAACTGCGCCCCTGCCGTATTTCTGAAGATGATGGAAAAATATTTGCCGACCCGCTGCTGGAGAAATCCCTTTCGCCACGCAAAGTTATGAGCTTAAGTAACGGCATCATCATCCTTCCTGCGGACTGCGGAGAACTAGCCCCGCAAAGCATTGTTCAGCTTATCCGATTCTAG
- a CDS encoding ABC transporter ATP-binding protein: protein MSDKNTSFLSCRDLSRVFVKKLDFAGKIAQKLGSKMREERVQAVDGVNLDIMPGEVLGLVGESGCGKSTLGRMLCEILNQSGGDIFYKGRNVKDMSSKEHMDYARNVQMIFQDPFASLNPRKRVKQIIGEAPLYHGLTDKAGFDQYLADVMLRCGLDPSYKDRYPHQFSGGQRQRIGIARAMAMQPECLICDESVAALDVSIQAQILNLFMKLRKELNLTCLFISHDLGVVEHISDRIAVMYLGRVVEVGTVEQLFSKPFHPYTQALLNEVPRLEKRDVEFAPLKGEIPSPLDPPKGCHFHPRCAHAMDICREKAPQDKDIGENHRTCCHLADKRDEWISL from the coding sequence ATGAGTGATAAAAATACATCATTTTTGAGCTGTAGAGACCTGAGCCGGGTCTTCGTAAAGAAACTCGACTTCGCGGGTAAAATTGCCCAGAAGCTGGGTTCCAAAATGCGCGAAGAAAGGGTTCAGGCTGTGGACGGCGTCAACCTCGACATCATGCCCGGCGAAGTGCTGGGACTGGTGGGTGAATCCGGTTGCGGTAAATCCACACTGGGCCGCATGCTCTGCGAAATCCTGAACCAATCAGGCGGAGATATTTTCTACAAGGGCCGGAACGTCAAAGACATGAGTTCCAAGGAACACATGGACTACGCGCGTAACGTGCAGATGATCTTTCAGGACCCCTTTGCCTCGCTGAACCCGCGTAAAAGGGTCAAACAGATCATCGGCGAAGCACCGCTCTACCACGGACTGACCGACAAGGCCGGATTCGATCAATACCTTGCCGATGTAATGCTCCGCTGCGGGCTGGACCCCAGCTACAAAGACCGTTACCCGCATCAGTTCTCCGGCGGTCAGCGTCAGAGAATCGGGATTGCAAGAGCCATGGCTATGCAGCCGGAATGTCTGATCTGTGACGAATCCGTAGCCGCACTGGACGTATCCATTCAGGCCCAGATTCTGAACCTGTTCATGAAGCTGCGCAAAGAACTGAACCTGACCTGTTTGTTCATCAGCCATGATTTAGGCGTGGTCGAACACATCTCGGACCGTATCGCGGTTATGTATCTTGGCCGGGTAGTTGAAGTCGGAACAGTGGAACAACTTTTCAGCAAGCCGTTCCACCCCTACACACAGGCCCTGCTGAATGAGGTCCCCAGACTGGAAAAAAGAGACGTGGAATTTGCCCCGCTCAAAGGCGAAATCCCCTCTCCCCTCGATCCGCCAAAAGGCTGCCACTTCCACCCCCGCTGCGCCCATGCCATGGATATCTGCCGTGAAAAGGCCCCGCAGGATAAGGATATCGGCGAAAACCACCGCACCTGCTGCCATCTGGCAGATAAGAGGGATGAGTGGATTAGTTTGTAG
- a CDS encoding DnaA N-terminal domain-containing protein, which translates to MNSNVWSSIKKKLLVRINPVLVRVWVEPLSARYADGVVQLTAPNEFVMNWVQEHLLDRIQDAAQEVLATEVGVTIDLESGRADRPREFISDVTAYYAADEILASINRLTGIVRSSRPVDFSEADLEAEATEVVTELEVQTFDSILDAVLEAFAVSFRELMMQENEHAVLARRALYYLCFRYGIPADEVALNMDCTVSEVRQGAQVLEGEISDAIDNGEDLDELLLRIFQK; encoded by the coding sequence ATGAATTCCAATGTATGGAGCTCCATAAAAAAGAAGCTTCTTGTGCGCATTAATCCTGTGCTGGTCAGGGTCTGGGTGGAGCCGCTTTCCGCACGTTATGCCGACGGCGTTGTCCAGTTAACCGCACCTAACGAGTTCGTCATGAACTGGGTGCAGGAACATTTGCTTGATCGTATTCAGGATGCTGCTCAGGAAGTGCTTGCGACCGAGGTCGGGGTAACCATTGATTTGGAAAGCGGCAGGGCTGACAGGCCACGGGAGTTTATTTCCGATGTGACTGCCTATTACGCCGCTGATGAAATTCTGGCCAGCATCAACAGGCTGACCGGAATTGTTCGAAGTTCCCGTCCGGTTGATTTCAGTGAGGCTGATCTTGAAGCCGAAGCCACTGAGGTTGTCACGGAGCTGGAAGTGCAGACATTTGATTCCATTCTTGATGCTGTACTGGAAGCTTTTGCGGTATCCTTTCGTGAACTGATGATGCAGGAAAACGAGCATGCAGTATTGGCCCGCCGGGCACTTTACTATCTCTGTTTCCGTTACGGCATCCCCGCTGATGAAGTGGCCCTGAACATGGACTGCACGGTTTCCGAAGTGCGCCAAGGTGCGCAGGTTCTGGAAGGCGAAATTTCCGATGCAATTGACAACGGCGAAGACCTCGACGAACTCCTCCTGAGGATCTTCCAGAAATAG
- a CDS encoding DUF3574 domain-containing protein, with protein MRNSVRVLAVVVLLMALGLSGCATGKWNRYELYMGQTYQDGEKQVSSKRFQDFLSKQVTPKFSDGYTIYDAQGFWGGKSGFTYSERSKVLMIVSPDKDADQRVDEIAKAYKKEFKQESVLKVVSPVEVEFN; from the coding sequence ATGCGTAATTCAGTGAGGGTTTTGGCTGTTGTGGTCCTGTTGATGGCTTTAGGTTTGTCCGGCTGTGCAACAGGTAAATGGAATCGCTACGAGCTTTATATGGGGCAGACCTATCAGGATGGCGAAAAGCAAGTCAGTTCAAAGCGTTTTCAGGATTTCCTAAGCAAGCAGGTCACTCCCAAATTCAGCGACGGCTACACCATCTACGATGCCCAAGGCTTCTGGGGCGGTAAAAGCGGCTTCACCTATTCCGAAAGAAGCAAAGTGCTCATGATAGTTTCCCCGGACAAAGACGCAGATCAGCGCGTGGACGAGATCGCCAAGGCTTACAAGAAAGAATTCAAACAGGAATCGGTGCTGAAGGTTGTCAGCCCGGTTGAGGTTGAGTTTAATTAG
- a CDS encoding chromosomal replication initiator protein DnaA → MMRDSWNKILKFLEKGLNPGLYKVWIKPLKAEVSSNTIKLYAPNDFVAAWVRDRLMDNIKEAGEQVLGTSPKVEIGVRKSVEKPAVKAKPRPAAARPVQTSMGLPMMSSAVVNTRVPRWRFSFDDFVIGESNRLACAASRSLCDNSLPGDQLFMSSAPGLGKTHLLHSIGKNLCASSNKKHISIACLTAEEFANRMVLALKAGEISRFKSEFRDNVDCLLLEDIHFFQGKQKMQDEILETLKSLQLRGSKVVMTSSFLPRELEKVDQQLVSRFSSGLLALISTPDFETRKRIVESKAIRLGTQVPDSISELLADRITTDVRQLESCLQNLVLKARLLNRDVSQELAWQVLENYSIAKAAPSYDSIVDHICRSYELSPDQLRSKSRKRQIVLARNTAFFLARKHTELSLKDIGTRLGRRHSTVIKGITNIEREISLQTPLGRQLQDTIDRLTP, encoded by the coding sequence ATGATGAGAGACAGCTGGAATAAAATTTTAAAATTTCTTGAGAAGGGACTCAACCCGGGTCTGTACAAAGTATGGATCAAGCCCCTCAAAGCCGAGGTAAGCAGCAATACTATTAAATTGTATGCTCCTAATGACTTTGTGGCAGCCTGGGTAAGGGACCGTCTCATGGACAACATCAAAGAAGCTGGCGAGCAGGTTCTCGGCACCAGCCCCAAGGTGGAGATTGGGGTTAGGAAGTCCGTAGAGAAGCCCGCGGTCAAGGCTAAGCCAAGACCTGCGGCAGCTCGTCCGGTACAGACAAGCATGGGACTACCCATGATGTCTTCCGCGGTGGTCAATACTCGTGTTCCCCGTTGGCGTTTTTCCTTTGACGATTTCGTAATCGGCGAGTCCAACAGACTTGCCTGCGCCGCGTCCAGAAGTCTCTGTGATAACTCCCTGCCCGGTGATCAGCTCTTCATGAGCTCCGCTCCCGGTCTTGGAAAGACACATCTGCTGCATTCAATAGGCAAGAATCTTTGCGCTTCCAGTAATAAGAAGCACATTTCCATTGCCTGCCTTACAGCGGAAGAGTTCGCAAACAGAATGGTTCTGGCTCTTAAAGCCGGTGAAATTTCCCGTTTCAAATCCGAATTCAGGGACAATGTGGATTGCCTGCTTCTGGAAGATATTCATTTCTTTCAGGGCAAGCAGAAAATGCAGGATGAAATTCTGGAAACCCTGAAGAGCCTGCAATTGCGTGGTTCCAAAGTGGTTATGACCAGTTCTTTCCTGCCCCGTGAACTGGAAAAGGTCGACCAGCAGCTGGTTTCCCGTTTCAGTTCCGGACTGCTGGCACTTATTTCCACTCCTGATTTCGAGACCAGAAAGAGAATCGTTGAAAGCAAGGCCATACGACTGGGAACACAGGTTCCGGATTCAATTTCTGAACTCCTTGCGGACCGTATTACCACTGATGTAAGACAGCTGGAAAGCTGCTTGCAAAACCTTGTGCTTAAGGCAAGACTGCTCAACCGTGATGTTTCGCAGGAACTGGCCTGGCAGGTATTGGAAAATTATTCCATTGCCAAGGCCGCGCCCAGTTATGATTCCATTGTGGATCATATCTGTCGTTCCTATGAACTTTCACCTGATCAGTTGCGTTCGAAAAGCCGCAAACGCCAGATTGTACTGGCCAGAAACACCGCTTTCTTCCTCGCCCGCAAACATACCGAACTTTCCCTTAAGGATATCGGAACCAGACTGGGCCGCAGACATTCTACCGTAATCAAAGGTATTACCAATATAGAACGTGAAATTTCCCTGCAAACCCCTCTTGGAAGGCAGTTGCAGGATACCATAGATCGCCTCACTCCTTAG
- a CDS encoding 4Fe-4S binding protein, with protein MSCKKLKMICFSPTRTTHRILDAIAEGVGAQQLEVLDMTRTDNVPESCDCADDLVIIGGPVYSGRIPLTAVERFKVLKSCGSPVVPVVVYGNRAYEDALVELSDIVTEAGFKTVAGAAFIGEHSFSTEKTPIAVSRPDEDDLGKAREFGKSLAAKLADGTLAAASVEVPGNRPYKDRSPKASASPISNDGCQLCGSCERVCPTAAISVGSLVETDPDKCIFCCACVKVCAFEARKLEVPKLLEVSQWLADNFSARREPEIFI; from the coding sequence ATGTCCTGTAAGAAATTAAAGATGATTTGTTTTTCCCCCACCCGGACCACCCACCGTATTCTGGATGCCATTGCCGAAGGCGTCGGCGCGCAGCAGTTGGAAGTGCTTGATATGACCCGCACTGACAACGTGCCTGAGTCCTGCGACTGTGCTGATGATCTGGTGATAATCGGCGGGCCGGTCTACAGCGGGCGTATTCCGCTCACTGCCGTGGAACGTTTCAAGGTTTTGAAGTCCTGTGGCAGTCCTGTGGTTCCCGTGGTTGTTTACGGTAACCGCGCTTACGAAGATGCCCTTGTTGAACTCAGTGATATTGTCACAGAAGCCGGCTTTAAGACCGTTGCAGGTGCTGCGTTCATTGGTGAGCATTCTTTTTCCACCGAGAAGACCCCCATTGCGGTCAGCCGTCCTGATGAAGATGATCTGGGCAAGGCCCGTGAGTTCGGTAAGTCCTTAGCAGCAAAGCTTGCTGATGGGACTCTTGCTGCTGCAAGCGTAGAAGTTCCCGGTAACCGCCCGTACAAAGACCGTTCGCCCAAGGCTTCTGCTTCGCCAATATCAAATGATGGCTGTCAGCTTTGCGGTTCCTGTGAAAGAGTATGTCCCACAGCGGCAATCTCTGTCGGTTCACTGGTTGAAACCGACCCCGACAAGTGTATTTTCTGCTGTGCCTGCGTGAAGGTCTGTGCTTTCGAGGCCCGCAAGCTGGAAGTGCCCAAGCTTTTGGAAGTGTCCCAGTGGCTGGCTGATAATTTCAGCGCGCGCCGTGAGCCTGAGATATTTATTTAG